The following are encoded in a window of Pelecanus crispus isolate bPelCri1 chromosome 6, bPelCri1.pri, whole genome shotgun sequence genomic DNA:
- the CALM1 gene encoding calmodulin-1, whose amino-acid sequence MADQLTEEQIAEFKEAFSLFDKDGDGTITTKELGTVMRSLGQNPTEAELQDMINEVDADGNGTIDFPEFLTMMARKMKDTDSEEEIREAFRVFDKDGNGYISAAELRHVMTNLGEKLTDEEVDEMIREADIDGDGQVNYEEFVQMMTAK is encoded by the exons atG GCTGATCAGCTGACTGAAGAACAGATTGCGG AATTCAAGGAAGCCTTTTCCCTATTTGACAAAGATGGTGATGGTACTATCACAACAAAAGAACTGGGAACTGTCATGAGGTCATTGGGTCAAAATCCAACAGAAGCAGAATTGCAGGATATGATCAACGAGGTAGATGCTGATG GCAATGGAACTATCGACTTCCCTGAATTTTTAACCATGATGGCCAGAAAAATGAAGGACACAGACAGCGAGGAAGAAATCCGTGAGGCATTCCGAGTCTTTGACAAG GATGGCAATGGCTATATCAGTGCAGCAGAACTACGTCACGTTATGACAAACTTAGGAGAAAAGCTAACAGATGAAGAAGTAGACGAAATGATCAGAGAAGCAGACATTGATGGGGATGGGCAAGTCAACTATGAAG aaTTCGTACAGATGATGACTGCAAAGTGA